The Chanos chanos chromosome 16, fChaCha1.1, whole genome shotgun sequence genome has a window encoding:
- the LOC115829710 gene encoding protein CXorf40A-like, producing MSLEVGCLSFRQPYAGLVLNGLKTIETRWRPLLSEMRHCTLAVHIAQKDWEGDEWKEILTHTLGMTRSQIDDLLQSGERFGRGVVAGLVDVGETWFCPENLPDEEVQELERAACLRGLAGKHLTRLSNPRWLAQPLYGRGHKDVWTVHIPVQFLPSSVPLRQENDKT from the exons ATGAGTTTGGAAGTGGGTTGTCTGTCTTTCAGACAGCCGTATGCTGGGCTTGTATTAAATGGACTGAAGACGATTGAGACGCGTTGGCGTCCTCTGCTGTCGGAAATGAGACATTGCACTTTAGCAGTGCACATTGCGCAAAAAGACTGGGAAGGAGACGAGTGGAAAGAgatccttacacacacacttgggaTGACAAGAAGCCAGATAGACGATCTCCTGCAGTCCGGCGAAAGGTTCGGACGCGGAGTGGTGGCAG GTTTGGTGGATGTAGGGGAGACTTGGTTTTGCCCTGAAAATCTGCCTGACGAGGAGGTACAGGAGTTggagagagcggcgtgtctgagagGACTAGCGGGAAAACATCTCACGCGTCTGTCAAACCCACGCTGGCTCGCGCAGCCGCTGTACGGCAGAGGACATAAGGACGTTTGGACTGTCCACATTCCAGTGCAGTTTCTGCCCTCGTCCGTCCCGCTCCGACAAGAAAATGACAAGACATGA